From Bradyrhizobium sp. sBnM-33:
CGACATCGTTGCAGATCTGCCGGTACGGCCCGACGCCGCCGATATAGGGCATGAAGATCCGCGGCTTACCGGGGACGTTGGCGCCCATGTACCAGGAATTGGCCTGCGGATAGAGCGTGGTGGAGGCGACCTCGTTGACATGGGAGACCCATTTGTCCTCGGCCTCGGTGGCGGCCTCCATCGTGTCGAGCCCGCGATCGCGCATGTAAGCGAGACAGTCGGTGATCCAGTCGACATGCTGCTCGATCGAGACGATCATGTTCGACAGCACCGACGGGCTGCCGGGGCCGGTGACGAGAAAGAGGTTGGGAAAGCCCGCGCTCATCAGGCCGAGATAGGTGCGCGGACCTGCCGCCCATTTCTGGTTCAGCGTCTGGCCGTCGCGGCCGCGGATGTCGATCTTGGCGACCGAGCCCGTCATGGCGTCAAAACCGGTCGCCAGCACCAGCGCATCGACATCGTAGTCCTTACCGGCAACGCGCACCGCGTTTTCCGTGATCTCCTCGATCGGGTTGGACCTGATATCGACCAGCGTCACGTTGGGACGATTGAAGGTTGCGAAATAGTCCGTGTCGATGCAGATGCGTTTTGAGCCGATCGGATGATTGTTCGGCTGCAATAGTTTTGCCGTTTCCGGATCCTTGACGATCCCGGCGATCTTGTCGCGGACGAAATTAGCAGCGGTGTCGTTGGCGGCCTTGTCGAGCGCAAGATTGTTGTAGACCGACATGAAGGTGAGCCCGCCGCGATTCCAGCGCGCCTCGTATTTGGCGCGACGCTCGTTGTCGCCGTCGTCGAGCGCGCCGCGGTCGGGCATCTCGGTGTAGATACCGTTCTTCGCCACCTCGCGGGCAAAGCGCCGGATCTCGGGATAGTTGGCGCGGAATTTCTGCCGCTCTTCTTCCGTCAGCGGCGCGTTGCGCGCGGGGATCGAGAAATTCGCGGTACGCTGAAACACCGTCAGATGGCTGGCCTGTTCGGCGATGACCGGCACCGACTGTATCCCCGACGATCCGGTGCCGATGACGCCGACGCGCTGGCCGGTGAAATCGACTTCTTCATGCGGCCAGTGGCCGGTGTGGTAGACCGTGCCCTTGAACCGATCGAGCCCCTTGATGTCAGGCATCCGCGCGTTTGACAGGCAGCCGGTGGCGAGCACGACGAATTTTGCTGACACCGTTTTGCCGTCCGAAGTCGTTACCGACCAGAGGGAGGTCACCTCGTTGAACTCGGCACCATCGACACGGGTATCGAACTGGATGTCCCTTCGCAAATCGAAGCGGTCGGCAACGTGGTTGGCGTACTTCAAAATCTCTGGCTGCGGTGCATAGCGCTCGCTCCAGTCCCACTCCTGCTGCAGCTCTTCCGAGAACGAATAGGAATACTGCATGCTCTCGACGTCGCAGCGCGCGCCGGGATAGCGGTTCCAGTACCAGGTGCCGCCAACA
This genomic window contains:
- a CDS encoding flavin-containing monooxygenase, which gives rise to MSATSSVTAKSPETYDVVVVGAGFAGMYMLHRLRGQGMTARVYEQGSGVGGTWYWNRYPGARCDVESMQYSYSFSEELQQEWDWSERYAPQPEILKYANHVADRFDLRRDIQFDTRVDGAEFNEVTSLWSVTTSDGKTVSAKFVVLATGCLSNARMPDIKGLDRFKGTVYHTGHWPHEEVDFTGQRVGVIGTGSSGIQSVPVIAEQASHLTVFQRTANFSIPARNAPLTEEERQKFRANYPEIRRFAREVAKNGIYTEMPDRGALDDGDNERRAKYEARWNRGGLTFMSVYNNLALDKAANDTAANFVRDKIAGIVKDPETAKLLQPNNHPIGSKRICIDTDYFATFNRPNVTLVDIRSNPIEEITENAVRVAGKDYDVDALVLATGFDAMTGSVAKIDIRGRDGQTLNQKWAAGPRTYLGLMSAGFPNLFLVTGPGSPSVLSNMIVSIEQHVDWITDCLAYMRDRGLDTMEAATEAEDKWVSHVNEVASTTLYPQANSWYMGANVPGKPRIFMPYIGGVGPYRQICNDVAAKGYQGFVMERAAAPRKVAAS